DNA sequence from the Thunnus albacares chromosome 22, fThuAlb1.1, whole genome shotgun sequence genome:
TTATATGCTGACAACAAGCAGTCGTGTAGCCACCTGGCGTTAACGTGAATCCGTGTACACGTTGGTCGCTAGAAAGATCAGACGCAGAAATATCAGCTTGCAGCTTTTTTTAACGGTAGCTTAACTGTTTTAACCGTCGCCAGGATTTAAAATAGCAAGCTAAAGTTACCGTTAGTAGTTAATTAGTGAGGTGAGATGTTTCATATGCATGTCTAAAACACTCGCTAAGACAGCAATGTTTTGATTTAGAGCAACTATTCGGGGGTTGAGCTGTTTTCTTAGTAGTTTTATCTGATTTAATAGCTGCTCAGGCTAACCGAGAGCTAACACCCACCTCGTCAACGGTCCGCCGGGGAAGATGCAGCATCCCGAGCAGCAGTTTCAGCTTCACCGGCGGCGATAAGCTCGAAAAGCACAGCCGTATGTTGTCTATTACGGACACGGTGAGGAGAGAGGCGATGCTCGGAGGCGTCCACAGCTCGTCCGTGGATCCTAGTTTGTTGTGAAGCCACAGGCCGGTGTCGCTGTCCTTCATCGACGCCATCTTGGGAAAAGAAGTGTTTTGAGTTCGGGCATTTTAACAGGCTACCTaagaaaacagcagtcaggaCCCCGCCCACACCGGGGCGGGTCGCATTTATCACCGTTGAACCATGAAAAACTTGAGCTAAAACAGGTGTATTTACTTCTTAATACCAAAGCTATAATACTATTTtatgttaaagatcccctcccgacatattttaagatgtatataaatgactctactttgaataataatttgtgtctgatatagtttttctacaaaaaagttaaattatcttgttaaaatccttaaaattacacttcctccttctccctcctacttcactgtaaagtccattctcagtgtgtaTGCAGTGGAGGCTccgagtttccacatcacacttgtataagttgaatattagaccaggattggcttccaatctatttgtgatgtcacaaatcctgctcctAGGCCCACCCtgtaaaattggattttcaattaGCACAGTGAAACTTTCctccctcagcagatgaatgtggaaacagctgtctagtgtcaaactctgcacagtgaagctcaaacatccaagtgacaaaacaataagaaaaacacacttcTGAGTGAAGGGGGGCTTTAGTAAAGTAAAAAATTAACTCAAGTATGGGCGTAACTGACTGAAAAGTTAATTTAGTCCATATTTATTCATTGCACTGCACTCATCTTGCACAGTACCAACCAGACTACAACTCCATATGTAAGGCTTGTGGCtaagtggtggaaagtaactaagtgcatttacataagtactgtacttaaagcacaattttgaggtactttacttgagtatttccattttatttccGTCTATCcattttatgaatgaagcatCTTCCTACTAAAAAAGGACATCCAAATCTGTGCTCTTGTGACTGTCAGCCCGTGATAAGGGCCACAAGCACACTCTCATTTTATCTCCACAGTTTACATAGCAAAGAGTTTAAGTGAAAATCAACCTGTGGATTTTCAAAGGAAAGAGCCAAAGGCATGGTTGTAATTTCTGTTTAATGCATGAGTGTTATGATACACTGTACTGAGCAAAAGTTTTAGGTGCTTTAGATTTTTATACACTATGaaataccatcagggaggcatctgGTCAGTctcaaatttattctgcagcttGACAATGACCCAAACAtgcagccagagtcataaagaaatGTCTTCACCTACAAGGAGAACAAAGTGTCCTgtaacagatggtttggcccccacagaaCCCTGATTTCAACATCATGAAGTCAGTCTGGGAAGAAGAtgacatgaagagacagaaacaactGAGATGCCTTAATCCATCcgaagaagaactgtggcaacttctccgagatgcaggaacaaccgacctgccaagtaccttgaaaaactgcaGGTGTGCCAAGGAGAACTGGTGCTGATTTATAGGCAAAGTGTGCTCACACcaaatattaatttcatttaggtttttttgtttactgaactttgtatgaagttaagtgataaaaactattcatggcattactTGTTAAAGCATCCTAACTTTACTTatagtgcctaaaacttttgcacagtactgtgtattatgtgtttgtatcaaaaTTATTGATGTAGTGTTACATAAGAAGCATTGTAGTGTAGCTGCCTGGTTGAAATTGAGCTTAATTTGACTACTTTATAGGCTACATGTATAtctataataatacatattGTATACACTAAACATGCGTTCTCTATGTAAGATCTTAAAAACAATACTAGTACACCTAATTCAAAATTGTAGTGTACTTAAgaattgagtaaatgtacttagttactccACCTCTGATGATACTACATCAACACCTCAATTTTTCCAGTCTGTATTGAAATTTACAGCATATAGCTTAATGTCTCAGTGTACTCTGGAATGAAAGCATAGAACAAATTAACAattgcaaataaaaaatatatcatagaATCTTTTTGCTTAACAAAATGTAATCTAAATTTTGGACTCATCAAAATAACTACGTTTTGCAGatataacaggtgaacacacCTCTTTCTACAatggaaatgaaatattgttcaGAAAGTTCTTCCCAACACTGTTAGAAGTTCCCACAAATGTGTATGAGGTATGACGTACGTTTCAGATCACTATCTTGCTGTAGGCTGAACCTCTGAGCTACTAGGTGTACAGACCAGAGGCTACTGAGTGGCTCTGCAGGATGCTGTGGTAGCCCTTTTGGTCCAGGGTGCCAGTCACTCTGTGTGAGTCACCAACTCACACAGAGTTGGTGTGAGTTGGTGACTCACACAGAGTGTGAGTCAAACTTAAGAGGTTTGTAGGTAATCAACAGAGGTTGGGACAATTGTTTGCATCAAATTTCAAGATTTAGGCTAATTTACATCCATTACATGCTGCAGAAAAGCTCCAAGTTGTTGACCCATTTGATCCCTGCAAAAGTCCTCTTTATAACTCtgaaatttacaatatttttctttttttggttatctaaactttttattattattattacctctGGCAGGTTTAAGGTTATTCACTAAATTTGAACTgcttaaatttcaataaaaactagaaaaatGGGGGTATTCTAAAACTTTTGACGGTAGAGTATATAAAGATGTATATAAATCTTTTTATAAAGTGTATTTATACTCATTGCATGTCCGTCGAGGCCTTTGGTTTAAATTTTGGGATCAGAAGTCTTGATTTTGGTCCGTTGCCCCAGAGCGCGTTATTTTTTCCACCCACCCGCATTCTACGAAGACCCGCCCCTAcactgcctctgattggctgtgacCCTGATACTCTTACCCTATCCCTAACCagctcactcctcatgcctaaaccgAACCAATCTAATCAAAGgaggcaacgagtactagccaatcaaaggcagagtagggcgggtcttcgcgGAATGcggctggggaaaaaaaaaatcgggATGAGCTACGCATGCGCGCTCCCTCAACCTACATAAAGCAATCCTTGGTGGGCATCTTGCGCTGATCTGGTGATCTGAAAAATATCATCGACTGATTGAGGGTAGGTTAATGTACAATGTGTTAGTTAAACAGTAATTATTCTCTGCAgactgaattttttaaaaaaaacgtaCAAACATTCACCAATGAAAACTGGACTATTTTCTAACAAAGCCTGTAAGGTTTTGTGATTTCATTGACTGACGGCGGCCGTGTAGGACATTCTCCGTTGCTGTATTTCTACAAACCACACACCTGCTAATTTCTAATCTCGAAATTAAAGGTGATCGCATCGCCATGGCATCCGGAGGATATCTGCAGGCAGCGGTGCTGCTGCTGGCGGTCCAGCTCCTCTGTCTGGCTGCGGCTGATGCGGAGCAGGAGACGGGGACTGTCATCCCTGCCGAGAGTAGGTGGATTTAAAAATAAGATTTGGATTTTTCTGCCCGTTCAGTGCgggtttttaaatatttgtaagGTGGGATTCGGTCTGCTACAGTGATATGTAACGGCAGCAGGTTCACACAAGGGttgtttaaaattattttatgcATCACAACATGAAACTGGGCCTGCACAGCTTCTCCAAGACCCATTATATCATCTCTGCAAGGTTCAGCCGATGTCAGTGTTTAGAGGCAAATACCTAGAAGTTTGTTTTGCAACCGCCAAAGCTCATAAATAGAAACTGGACCTCCTTTTCCATGAAAAAGGTAGGGGATTTagtagggctgggtgatatggatacaatcaaatatcacaatattttagACTAAATACCTCAATATCGATATTGCAACAATACTGTAGGGATGGTTATTGATGCTTTCAcgagatttttgataaataatcatcagtaatgtggatataaaggCAAATCATaaaacagctagaacagtctggtaagttcagaaaattacatcactttactgtaatgcagcctttaaaaccaggaaaagacaaatCACGGCCATATCGCAatattacgatatccaaaatctaagacaatatctagtctcacatcacaatatcaatataatattgatatcTTGCCCAGCCCTAGATATCTAGCCTTCCTCACGGTTATATTTACTCTTCTCAAgttaaaaaaatgatctgaaatAGCATTTTGACCCACATGTTCAAGTGGACCTCCTCCTCAATGCAACCCAAATTAATAAAATCCTTAAAGAGATGATGTAAATATTaagagaagaaataacacattcttcctcttaaatgaaaagttgaattgaTGAGCCATAAAGCACATACTTGCATAATTCAATACAATCACAGGTTTTGCCAGTGTCTTGATTATTGTGGCCACAGTGGGAACTTTCCAGCTTTAAGGAACAGGTTTAATGGTGAGGGACACTGTCTTTAACATTGTCTCTTGTTTACAGGTCGTCCATGTGTCGACTGTCACGCGTTTGAGTTCATGCAGAGGGCACTGCAAGATTTAAAGAAGACCGCTTTCAATCTTGATGCCAGGGTAAGTGAAGTCtgcctggatttttttttgtgagcatcatgtcatttctcttttatgtgcacttcagcagcagcagcaggattaGTGTTCTTTTCAAAGGCCCCACGTTATTCcctttttatgattttgtttgaGAAAATCCATCATCTCCCACGCCATGAAACTGTTAAATGCTCACGATGCGCCGGCTTTTCTTTCATATAAAAATTGGtgggtgatgatgatgatgattttgtttgaaCCACTAACGATTGGGTCGGATGTACTTCAGGTTCTATGATGCCGTCATTTTACATAAAACCTCTGTAtttggggctgcaactaacaattattttcattatttattaatctgttgattattttctcaattaatcgattaataatttagtcaataaaatgctaaaaaataaatggcattcacagtttctcagagcCCACAGCAATTTACtctcatatatgacaaagaaaaacaacaaatcatcacatttgagaagctgaaaccaaagactatttacttgaaaaatgactgaaataagtaaataatacatttagataaataaaatcaaata
Encoded proteins:
- the c22h4orf48 gene encoding neuropeptide-like protein C4orf48 homolog — encoded protein: MASGGYLQAAVLLLAVQLLCLAAADAEQETGTVIPAESRPCVDCHAFEFMQRALQDLKKTAFNLDARTETLVLRAERRALCDCMPASSLR